One Chaetodon trifascialis isolate fChaTrf1 chromosome 21, fChaTrf1.hap1, whole genome shotgun sequence genomic window carries:
- the LOC139350034 gene encoding tripartite motif-containing protein 16-like protein → MPTRPSSTIILPENNKQGKKVKPKKNEKTNAERVPVYVPNIPEPTSRAELMKYWMNLCLDDKTANKMLWISDGGSTVCRRTKEVCPVLDRPERYEYSPQVVCKEAIWNTRAYWEVEYSGWVVVGAAYEGAGRRAHSGPSGLGENDESWGLCWSGTCYQIWFNGVDKDIKNVPYCSTIGVYIDQPAGIINFYTVTGEGAEREVKVLHKVKTCIDKKILPGFWMGIQSSCTILKRPE, encoded by the exons GGAAGAAAGTTAAACCCAAAAAGAATGAGAAGACAAATGCAG AGAGAGTTCCTGTTTATGTGCCGAACATCCCGGAGCCGACAAGCAGAGCTGAGCTTATGAAGT ACTGGATGAATTTGTGCTTGGATGATAAGACTGCAAACAAGATGCTTTGGATTTCTGACGGTGGATCTACGGTGTGCCGTAGGACTAAGGAAGTTTGTCCCGTCCTGGATAGACCAGAGAGATATGAGTACTCTCCACAG GTGGTATGCAAAGAGGCTATTTGGAACACGAGGGCTTATTGGGAGGTGGAGTATTCGGGGTGGGTGGTGGTCGGTGCCGCCTATGAAGGAGCAGGACGGAGGGCTCATTCCGGGCCGAGTGGCCTTGGAGAAAACGACGAGTCTTGGGGTCTGTGTTGGTCAGGAACATGTTACCAAATCTGGTTCAACGGTGTAGACAAAGACATAAAGAATGTCCCGTATTGCTCCACAATTGGAGTTTACATCGACCAGCCTGCAGGGATTATTAACTTTTATACTGTAACTGGTgagggggcagagagggaggtcAAGGTGCTGCATAAAGTTAAGACTTGCATCGACAAAAAAATTCTTCCAGGTTTCTGGATGGGAATCCAGTCCTCATGCACGATACTGAAGAGGCCAGAATGA